In one window of Cryptococcus depauperatus CBS 7841 chromosome 3, complete sequence DNA:
- a CDS encoding TATA-box-binding protein, whose protein sequence is MSGLALPKAPKGGPSTPSNMADERLTLEGEGEMTTRAPQKVVASVPEITAVDGLVPTLQNIVATVNLDCRLDLKTIALHARNAEYNPRRFAAVVMRIRDPRTTALIFASGKMVVTGAKSEDDSRLASRKYARIIQKLGFEAKFAEFKIQNMVGSCDVKFPIRLEGLAFSHGAFSSYEPELFPGLIYRMLKPKVVILIFVSGKIVLTGAKVREEIYMAFNQIYSVLLEFRKTT, encoded by the exons ATGTCTGGTCTTGCGCTCCCAAAAGCTCCAAAAGGCGGGCCATCTACTCCAAGCAACATGGCAGATGAGCGCTTGACTCTTGAAGGGGAAGGTGAAATGACTACTCGTGCTCCTCAAAAGGTGGTGGCCAGTGTCCCAGAGATCACAGCGGTGGATGGATTAGTGCCGACTTTACA AAATATTGTTGCCACTGTCAATCTGGACTGTCGTCTGGACCTTAAAACTATCGCGCTTCATGCTCGAAATGCAGAGTACAATCCAAGA CGTTTCGCCGCCGTCGTGATGCGAATTCGAGACCCTCGAACAACAGCCCTCATATTTGCTTCTGGAAAGATGGTCGTGACCGGTGCCAAATCAGAGGACGATTCTCGATTAGCATCTCGTAAATACGCTCGTATTATTCAAAAGCTTGGTTTTGAAGCCAAATTTGCGGAGTTTAAAATTCAGAATATGGTGGGCAGTTGTGATGTCAAATTCCCTATCAGATTGGAGGGCCTGGCATTTAGCCATGGTGCTTTCAGTAGTTATGAACCAGAG CTATTCCCTGGATTGATATATCGTATGCTGAAACCCAAGGTCGTTATCCTGATATTCGTTTCTGGAAAAATTGTCCTCACGGGTGCCAAAGTTAGAGAGGAAATCTATATGGCTTTTAACCAAATTTATTCTGTGCTTCTAG AATTCCGCAAGACAACATAA